The nucleotide window TTTTATGGAAGGAGAAAATATAAAATGAGCGAAAAAGAAGTAAAAGAGAATTCTAAAAAGACAGAAGCTAAGGTCAACCAGCCAGAGCAGGAAGAGAAACAGAATGAGCCTAATAAGCCTGAAGCAGAAGCGAAAGAAGAAGGTGATATAAACTGGGAGGATGACAAGGAAGATATTCCAGAAGATTCAGGGCTTAAAGACTTAACCCAAGAGAAGGATAAAGAAGGCCTTTCTCATCTGGAAAAGAAAGGAACAGGAAATGAGAAGAGAAACCTCGATTTTATACTCGATATTCCATTACAGATTACTGTTGAATTGGGACGGACAAAAATGTTGATCAATGAGCTCTTGCAATTGGGCCAAGGTTCAATCGTAGAGTTAAATAAATTAGCAGGTGAGCCCATGGAAGTCTATGTTAATGACAAGTTAGTGGCCAGAGGAGAGGTAGTGGTAGTTAATGAGAAGTTTGCCATTCGCCTGACAGATATAGTCAGCCTCATGGAAAGGGTTGAAAATCTTAAATAGAAGTTTTTCAAAAGAGAGATATTTATATGAAAAGATTTTCCTTAATAATTTTTCCTG belongs to Nitrospinota bacterium and includes:
- the fliN gene encoding flagellar motor switch protein FliN is translated as MSEKEVKENSKKTEAKVNQPEQEEKQNEPNKPEAEAKEEGDINWEDDKEDIPEDSGLKDLTQEKDKEGLSHLEKKGTGNEKRNLDFILDIPLQITVELGRTKMLINELLQLGQGSIVELNKLAGEPMEVYVNDKLVARGEVVVVNEKFAIRLTDIVSLMERVENLK